One genomic segment of Fimbriimonadaceae bacterium includes these proteins:
- a CDS encoding M3 family oligoendopeptidase, whose translation MSAPTALMPRWDMEIVFPSLDSPEFRAAYDAWCGSLDALGALFDRHDVRAGSAATPDAFGEVVDAYNAVLTEVQPIRAFVHAFVTTDSRNDLAKEWMSRLEGKGVALGKLGTRFTAWTGSQDVEALIQASPTAKAHAFALRKARTAAEHLMAPSEEDLAADLSLSGGNAWAKLHGTVSSQIEVEIDGEARPMSAIRNLAYDADRDVRRTAYEAELKAWRLWDAPLAAAMNGVKGEVGTLAERRGWSPLDSALFFAHIDRETLDAMLGAARASFPDFRRYLRAKAKFLGLERLAWYDLFAPTGKSGRKWSYFEGERFVAEQFGTYSPKLRGFAERAFAERWVDAEPRPGKRDGAFCMGVRRDESRVLMNYKEAFGAVSTLAHELGHAYHNVCLAARTPLQKATPMTLAETASIFCETIVRQAALQEGSRDDQFDILEAMLQGACQIVVDITSRFDFECAVFERRSERELSAAELCELMLEAQRGTYGDGLDPDFLHPYMWAMKPHYYSAGRSFYNFPYMFGMLFGLGLYEVYRQDPDAFREGYDDLLSSTGLDDAATLAQRFGIDIHSRAFWEAGLQSIATDIDRFESLSVGS comes from the coding sequence ATGAGTGCGCCTACCGCTTTGATGCCTCGCTGGGACATGGAGATCGTGTTTCCCAGCCTCGATTCGCCTGAGTTTCGCGCGGCTTACGATGCCTGGTGCGGATCGCTGGACGCGCTGGGTGCGTTGTTCGATCGGCATGACGTGCGGGCGGGATCCGCGGCGACGCCTGATGCCTTCGGTGAGGTGGTCGACGCGTACAACGCGGTGCTCACCGAGGTCCAGCCGATCCGGGCCTTTGTCCACGCGTTCGTCACGACCGACTCGCGGAACGACTTGGCGAAGGAGTGGATGAGCCGGCTGGAGGGGAAGGGCGTGGCGCTGGGCAAGCTGGGCACGCGGTTCACGGCTTGGACCGGGTCGCAGGACGTCGAGGCGCTCATCCAGGCCTCCCCGACCGCCAAGGCGCACGCGTTCGCCCTGCGCAAGGCGCGCACCGCCGCCGAGCACCTCATGGCGCCTTCGGAAGAGGATCTGGCCGCCGACCTGAGCCTTAGCGGCGGCAATGCGTGGGCAAAGCTCCACGGCACCGTCTCGTCGCAAATCGAGGTCGAAATCGACGGCGAGGCGCGGCCCATGAGTGCGATCCGCAACCTCGCGTACGACGCCGACCGGGACGTGCGCCGCACCGCCTACGAAGCGGAACTGAAAGCTTGGCGATTGTGGGACGCGCCTCTGGCCGCGGCGATGAACGGGGTGAAGGGCGAAGTGGGCACGCTCGCAGAGCGGCGGGGGTGGTCGCCGCTCGACTCCGCCCTCTTCTTCGCGCACATCGACCGCGAGACGCTGGACGCGATGCTCGGCGCGGCCCGTGCATCGTTCCCCGATTTCCGTCGCTACCTGCGCGCCAAGGCGAAGTTCCTGGGCCTCGAGCGCCTCGCATGGTACGACCTGTTCGCCCCGACCGGCAAGAGCGGCCGGAAGTGGTCGTACTTCGAGGGCGAGCGGTTTGTGGCCGAGCAGTTTGGGACGTACTCTCCCAAACTGAGAGGATTCGCGGAGCGGGCGTTCGCGGAGAGGTGGGTCGATGCCGAACCTCGCCCCGGCAAGCGCGACGGCGCGTTCTGCATGGGCGTTCGGCGCGACGAGTCGCGCGTGCTGATGAACTACAAGGAGGCCTTCGGCGCCGTCAGCACCCTGGCGCACGAGCTGGGACACGCCTACCACAACGTCTGCCTCGCCGCGCGTACGCCGCTGCAGAAAGCCACCCCCATGACCCTCGCCGAGACGGCATCGATCTTCTGCGAGACGATCGTGCGCCAAGCCGCGTTGCAAGAGGGGAGCCGGGACGACCAGTTCGACATCCTCGAGGCGATGCTCCAAGGCGCATGCCAGATCGTGGTCGATATCACGAGCCGGTTCGATTTCGAGTGCGCCGTGTTCGAGCGACGCTCCGAACGCGAGCTCTCCGCCGCCGAACTGTGCGAGCTGATGCTCGAAGCCCAGCGTGGAACCTACGGCGACGGCCTCGATCCCGACTTCCTGCACCCCTACATGTGGGCGATGAAGCCGCACTACTACAGCGCGGGTCGCTCGTTCTACAACTTCCCGTACATGTTCGGGATGCTGTTCGGCCTCGGCCTCTACGAGGTGTACCGCCAGGACCCCGACGCGTTTCGCGAAGGCTACGACGACCTTCTGTCCTCGACGGGCCTCGACGACGCCGCGACCCTCGCCCAGAGGTTCGGCATCGACATCCACTCGCGCGCGTTCTGGGAAGCAGGACTCCAGTCGATCGCCACGGACATCGACCGGTTTGAATCGTTGAGTGTCGGGAGTTAG
- a CDS encoding NFACT family protein: MLKALPFDSLALAAAVGELKAWEGAKVQKAVQPDEHTLLLELYGAPGATVLLLSWHPQFARAHAGARWRKGLTPPPGFCAAFRARVVDGRISGVRQVGFDRILEIDIEHEEGKHRIVAELMGKHANVMLVGPDKRIVVAAKHVPASKSSRPVVAGHPYAKPPFPPRPPLWKAQPGDDLREFEGASPFLVKLLAARSEPASVVGEWVRGGFSPVTSPGCGAYPVSVAALGYEEAPIGDGPAPFGEALARHFATAAAHQEAEQRRASLLARLDRVQIAREAALSDLAQALDAAAKADKLQRQAELILAYGPSLPEGSSVLETHDYEGNPITIRLDPEKSYVENAETLFHKAKKAKGAKDTVADQRKRLAEDLRELLAFRTHVETAEGPEALRTLEEEATKRRWLHSQRVATHVKEDRPHEGHRVRELLGPNGYRVLYGENATSNDYVTHRLARPNDLWLHIRGSTSAHVVIVTGGKPEKVGPEVLRFAAEIAVKNSPSKHSKYVPVDWTLKKYVRKPRGAPAGTALYTHEKTLHVG; the protein is encoded by the coding sequence GTGTTGAAGGCGCTGCCGTTTGACAGCCTGGCCCTAGCCGCCGCGGTGGGGGAGTTGAAGGCGTGGGAAGGCGCGAAGGTGCAGAAGGCCGTCCAGCCGGACGAGCACACGTTGCTGCTCGAGCTGTACGGGGCCCCCGGCGCGACCGTCCTGTTGCTGAGCTGGCACCCGCAATTTGCTCGCGCCCACGCAGGGGCGCGCTGGCGCAAAGGGCTGACCCCGCCGCCAGGCTTCTGCGCGGCCTTCCGCGCGCGGGTGGTGGACGGTCGCATCTCGGGGGTGCGCCAGGTCGGATTCGACCGCATTCTCGAAATCGACATCGAGCACGAGGAGGGGAAGCACCGCATCGTCGCCGAGCTGATGGGCAAGCACGCGAACGTAATGCTCGTGGGGCCCGACAAGCGCATCGTGGTGGCCGCCAAGCACGTCCCCGCGTCCAAGAGCTCCCGTCCCGTTGTGGCCGGACACCCGTATGCGAAGCCGCCCTTTCCGCCCCGGCCGCCTCTTTGGAAAGCCCAACCTGGCGACGACCTCCGAGAGTTCGAGGGCGCCTCGCCGTTTCTAGTGAAGCTGCTCGCGGCGCGGTCGGAACCCGCTTCGGTGGTGGGAGAGTGGGTGCGCGGCGGGTTCTCGCCGGTGACGTCCCCCGGTTGCGGCGCCTATCCGGTTTCGGTGGCGGCGCTGGGATACGAGGAGGCGCCGATCGGAGACGGGCCCGCCCCGTTCGGGGAGGCCCTCGCCCGACACTTTGCCACCGCGGCCGCGCACCAGGAGGCCGAGCAGAGGCGCGCGAGTCTGCTCGCCCGGCTCGATCGCGTCCAGATTGCCCGCGAGGCCGCCCTCTCCGACCTCGCGCAGGCGCTCGATGCGGCGGCCAAGGCCGACAAGCTGCAGCGTCAAGCCGAGCTGATCCTAGCGTACGGCCCGTCGCTGCCCGAAGGCTCTTCGGTTCTCGAAACGCACGACTACGAAGGGAACCCGATCACGATCCGCCTCGATCCGGAGAAGAGCTACGTCGAAAACGCCGAGACGTTGTTTCACAAGGCGAAGAAGGCCAAGGGTGCGAAGGACACGGTGGCCGATCAGAGAAAGCGCCTGGCGGAGGACCTCCGGGAGCTGCTCGCGTTTCGGACCCACGTGGAAACGGCCGAGGGCCCCGAGGCCCTGCGCACCCTCGAGGAGGAGGCGACCAAACGCCGTTGGCTCCACTCGCAGCGGGTCGCCACGCACGTCAAGGAGGACCGTCCGCACGAGGGGCACCGCGTCCGGGAACTTCTGGGCCCGAACGGGTACCGGGTCCTGTACGGCGAGAACGCGACGTCGAACGATTACGTGACCCACCGGCTGGCCCGACCGAACGATTTGTGGCTCCACATCCGCGGCTCGACGTCGGCACACGTCGTGATCGTGACGGGCGGCAAGCCAGAGAAGGTTGGTCCGGAGGTGCTTCGATTCGCCGCCGAAATCGCCGTGAAGAACAGCCCGAGCAAGCACTCCAAATACGTGCCCGTGGACTGGACGCTGAAGAAGTACGTGCGCAAGCCGCGGGGCGCCCCCGCGGGCACCGCGCTCTACACGCACGAGAAAACCCTCCACGTAGGCTAA
- a CDS encoding D-aminoacylase, producing MLSLLALTLVSTGTLIRGGTVVDGLGGLPYVADVRIEGDRIVAIAPRLSDRVGDRILLAKGLVVAPGFIDAHSHADGGIEKDPLAESQLTQGITTAVVGQDGAWSAPVADQIAHLNSVKPAIHFALFSGHGGIRRKVLGEEYKRAATPEEIVRMQALVEADMRAGALGLSSGLEYDPGYYSNTEELVALAKAASPFGGMYISHVRDEADKAFEAFDELRRISREGNLPAQISHIKLGSAAVWGKASRATALLGPRLTADVYPYVFWQSTAAALTPSREWEKREIWVKSFADVGGPQNVRLTNYTHEKTWVGKTLAEIAATTGRDAIAIVQEVLQKTHGEGGSGEESVAVTAMTEEDLETFVRHPRIMFSSDGQLGGTHPRGAGSFPRVLGRFVRERHVLSLQEAIRKMTSLPAQTFHLSDRGVVRVGAYADLVVFDPATIIDHATAADPTALSTGVRYVLVDGSLALANGKPTGVRAGGAVIRSSSLVLGP from the coding sequence ATGCTGTCCCTCCTTGCCCTCACCCTCGTGTCCACCGGCACGCTGATCCGCGGCGGCACGGTCGTCGACGGGCTTGGCGGTCTTCCCTACGTCGCGGATGTGAGGATCGAGGGCGACCGCATCGTCGCCATCGCGCCCCGTCTGAGCGACCGCGTCGGTGACCGGATCCTGCTCGCCAAGGGGCTCGTGGTCGCCCCCGGTTTCATCGATGCGCACTCCCACGCCGACGGGGGCATCGAAAAAGACCCCCTGGCGGAAAGTCAGCTCACCCAAGGAATCACCACCGCCGTGGTGGGCCAAGACGGCGCCTGGTCCGCGCCCGTCGCCGACCAGATCGCGCACCTGAACTCAGTCAAGCCCGCGATCCACTTCGCCCTCTTCTCCGGCCACGGAGGCATCCGGCGCAAGGTCCTGGGCGAAGAGTACAAACGCGCGGCAACTCCCGAGGAGATCGTCCGGATGCAGGCCCTCGTGGAGGCGGACATGAGGGCGGGCGCGCTCGGGCTGTCGTCGGGCCTGGAGTACGACCCCGGCTACTACTCCAACACCGAGGAGCTGGTCGCGCTTGCCAAGGCGGCCTCTCCCTTCGGCGGGATGTACATCAGCCACGTGCGCGACGAGGCAGACAAGGCGTTCGAGGCGTTCGACGAACTGCGCCGCATTTCGCGCGAGGGGAATCTTCCCGCCCAAATCTCGCACATCAAACTCGGCTCCGCCGCCGTGTGGGGCAAGGCGTCCCGCGCCACGGCGCTCCTGGGTCCGCGCCTCACCGCCGACGTCTACCCGTACGTGTTCTGGCAGTCCACCGCGGCCGCGCTCACGCCCAGCCGCGAGTGGGAGAAGCGGGAGATCTGGGTCAAGTCGTTCGCCGACGTCGGCGGACCGCAAAACGTCCGCCTCACCAACTACACGCACGAGAAGACGTGGGTCGGAAAGACCCTCGCCGAGATCGCCGCGACGACCGGACGCGACGCCATCGCGATCGTCCAGGAGGTCCTGCAGAAGACGCACGGCGAGGGCGGTTCCGGCGAGGAGAGTGTCGCGGTGACAGCCATGACCGAGGAGGACCTCGAGACGTTCGTGCGCCACCCGCGGATCATGTTCTCTTCCGACGGCCAGCTCGGAGGCACGCACCCACGCGGCGCAGGCTCGTTCCCGCGGGTCCTCGGCCGTTTCGTGCGCGAGCGACACGTGCTTTCCCTCCAAGAAGCCATCCGCAAGATGACCTCCCTTCCCGCCCAAACCTTCCACCTTTCGGACCGCGGCGTCGTCCGCGTCGGCGCGTACGCCGACCTCGTGGTGTTCGACCCCGCCACCATCATCGACCATGCCACTGCGGCAGACCCCACGGCCCTGAGCACGGGCGTGCGCTACGTGCTCGTGGACGGTTCGCTGGCCTTGGCGAACGGCAAGCCCACCGGCGTGCGGGCGGGAGGAGCGGTGATTCGTTCTTCGTCCTTGGTCCTTGGTCCTTAG
- a CDS encoding amylo-alpha-1,6-glucosidase, with amino-acid sequence MVYTLDAAACRNFELASNREWLLTNGLGGYAMGTVSCANTRRYHGHLVAAITPPTGRTLLLANLDAYIQTDGSPVGISTNQYPGALNPGGYLYLDSFSCGASVEWVWKAAGAIVRKRIEMVPGENTAAITFSNVGEQPFQLTLRPLVCHRSHHADFEASEAYPDHLVFPKGQTVLTHRGVSLHLVHEGAQRIPVQGWYYRFEHMRELERGLQARQDLYCPCELKWELLPGEDAVLVASTLEAPGTPTEAPSEAPSHLLAPWLRDACRRFVVRTPQRSTLIAGYPWFTDWGRDTMIALPGICLVGGDVEDARSILRAYASQMHQGLIPNRFVEHGGQPEYNTVDATLWFVNAIYKTLDREWDPDLAAEMMRAIRDVVDWHVRGTLFGIGVDPKDGLLRQGEVGVQLTWMDAKVGQWVVTPRHGKPVEVNGLWVNALRVAAWLAERLGEDPTPFATLADRAEASFRDRFWSESQGHYLDTVDPSDASLRPNQVLAMALPFSPATGEHAVRALQTVERELLTPYGLRTLGPKASGYHGRFEGPLSELDAAYHQGTVWPWLIGPYATALVKLTGDRLEARRVLKGTREMLSEYGLGGIAEVYDGDSPHRPGGCPWQAWSVAEILRAWIEDAGGE; translated from the coding sequence ATGGTCTACACCCTCGATGCGGCGGCTTGCCGGAACTTCGAGTTGGCCTCTAACCGGGAATGGCTGCTCACCAACGGTCTGGGTGGGTATGCGATGGGCACCGTATCCTGCGCCAACACGCGCCGTTACCATGGGCACCTGGTGGCGGCGATCACACCCCCGACGGGCCGCACGCTGCTCTTGGCGAACCTCGACGCCTATATCCAGACCGACGGCTCTCCGGTCGGCATCTCGACGAACCAGTACCCGGGAGCGCTGAATCCTGGGGGATACCTCTACCTGGACTCGTTCTCGTGTGGCGCTTCCGTGGAGTGGGTTTGGAAGGCCGCGGGGGCGATCGTCCGCAAGCGGATCGAGATGGTGCCGGGAGAAAACACCGCCGCCATCACCTTCTCCAACGTCGGGGAGCAGCCGTTCCAGCTCACGTTGCGCCCCTTGGTCTGCCACCGGTCCCACCACGCCGATTTCGAAGCGAGCGAGGCGTACCCCGACCACCTCGTCTTCCCCAAGGGCCAGACCGTTCTGACGCATCGGGGCGTCTCGCTCCACCTCGTCCACGAGGGAGCCCAGCGCATTCCCGTCCAGGGTTGGTACTACCGGTTCGAGCACATGCGCGAACTGGAGAGGGGACTTCAGGCACGCCAGGACCTCTACTGTCCGTGTGAACTGAAGTGGGAACTCCTGCCCGGGGAGGACGCGGTTCTGGTCGCCTCGACCCTCGAGGCGCCCGGCACACCCACCGAGGCGCCGAGCGAGGCGCCGTCCCACCTGCTCGCGCCATGGCTTCGCGACGCTTGCCGCCGGTTCGTCGTTCGGACGCCCCAGCGATCGACGCTGATCGCGGGATATCCCTGGTTCACGGACTGGGGCCGAGACACGATGATCGCCCTCCCCGGCATCTGCCTGGTCGGCGGAGACGTCGAGGACGCGCGGTCGATCCTGCGCGCCTACGCGTCCCAGATGCACCAGGGCCTCATCCCCAACCGCTTCGTCGAGCACGGCGGCCAGCCCGAGTACAACACCGTGGACGCGACCCTCTGGTTCGTCAATGCGATCTACAAGACGCTGGATCGCGAGTGGGACCCCGACCTGGCGGCCGAGATGATGCGGGCGATTCGCGACGTGGTGGACTGGCACGTGCGCGGCACGCTCTTTGGAATCGGCGTGGACCCCAAGGACGGCCTCCTGCGCCAAGGCGAAGTCGGCGTGCAGCTCACCTGGATGGATGCCAAGGTCGGACAGTGGGTCGTCACCCCGAGGCATGGCAAGCCCGTCGAAGTCAACGGGCTCTGGGTCAACGCCCTGCGCGTTGCGGCGTGGCTCGCCGAGCGGCTCGGCGAGGACCCAACACCGTTTGCCACGTTGGCCGACCGGGCCGAGGCCTCGTTTCGAGATCGCTTTTGGTCCGAATCGCAGGGCCACTACCTCGACACGGTGGATCCGAGCGACGCCTCCCTGCGCCCCAACCAGGTCCTCGCGATGGCGCTGCCCTTCTCCCCTGCGACGGGCGAGCATGCGGTCAGGGCCCTGCAGACGGTCGAACGGGAACTCCTGACTCCCTACGGGCTGCGCACCCTTGGCCCGAAGGCTTCCGGCTACCACGGCCGCTTCGAGGGCCCGCTGTCCGAACTGGACGCGGCGTACCATCAGGGCACGGTCTGGCCGTGGCTGATCGGCCCCTATGCGACAGCGCTCGTGAAGCTGACGGGCGATCGCCTAGAGGCGAGGCGGGTGCTGAAGGGCACCCGCGAAATGCTGTCGGAGTACGGCCTCGGCGGCATCGCCGAGGTGTACGACGGCGATTCGCCCCACCGCCCCGGCGGCTGCCCCTGGCAAGCCTGGAGCGTCGCGGAGATCCTGCGAGCCTGGATCGAGGATGCAGGCGGGGAGTAG